The following proteins are encoded in a genomic region of Methanoculleus bourgensis MS2:
- a CDS encoding helicase-related protein, whose protein sequence is MSLRKSAVIPTEYQLAPVIMALNQGERVRMLIADDVGLGKTIEAGLIVSELKSRNLASRVLIICPQNLREQWKDALRFFFQIDAKIFSSVHLRGLERGIPPGANPWDCYPCIITSIDYIKSERVRPFAISAGWDLVIIDEAHLAAKPHQSSEKESTGMLRHTLAKEVAKKTKHLLLLTATPHNGYTDTFASLLTMLDCGIVTGPPHEPVINRALAKDHVCQRRRKDVVDWFRSHAAEDNPFPTRDQKEVAVDLAFPEEHTIINELSNYGTGLLDLAERDDRIEVRTMARWVVLHLHRRGLSSPRALQISLENRLKRIEEKIREEDERQEQAISEGHAKAVALDEEGDSDLSDEEASERLDQVVYGSLTALEAEAERLRDLMKMARDVTPAKDSKLRELTRRNGYLDLAMRGQYGPRKVLIFTRYKDTLDYLAREIPKKLKSIDPAHVFAVYGDLNEKNRHEVMEAFIRAEYGVLVATDCISEGVNLQHMANQVIHYELPWNPNRLEQRNGRLDRYGQPEPEVHIRTLVMRDTLDAKILRVLYEKAQQIREDYGFSPPFFGDDADVISLIGEMGLDVGLPPAQRTLFDSYQERPGSGQRVDPFSEETIEKIKRESFYGQTGVDLEDVRARMALSEQVIGTEKDFERFVRNGLVRFGCEITENHDRNQTLRILLSNDLVVPGLPDVIEKATFEKRIALQEAGIEQLNTGHPVVRRLIELVKRDVFSPETKMYGRVCVVATPNVAHVTALYHFLVRYSIGGARPSLVEEIVPVACDLVTGSFPGEEEAAGLDRVEMVPLPPGREASVKKHLVRALAEDTWSSIFAERIEARRQELVAEREALREQLAAVYPDPGWLSGAAEISVASHDLISLRLLEPVPTAEVRR, encoded by the coding sequence ATGAGCCTGCGGAAGAGTGCGGTCATCCCGACAGAGTATCAACTGGCTCCTGTAATTATGGCCCTGAACCAGGGGGAGCGGGTCCGGATGCTGATCGCCGACGACGTCGGGCTTGGTAAGACAATCGAGGCCGGACTTATCGTTTCTGAATTGAAGTCCCGTAACCTGGCATCCCGGGTCCTCATCATCTGCCCGCAGAACCTTCGGGAGCAGTGGAAGGATGCGCTCCGGTTCTTCTTCCAGATTGATGCAAAGATCTTCTCGTCGGTGCATCTCCGCGGCCTTGAGAGGGGTATTCCACCGGGGGCGAACCCCTGGGATTGTTATCCGTGCATCATTACTTCCATCGATTACATCAAATCCGAGCGGGTCCGCCCCTTTGCGATCAGCGCGGGCTGGGATCTTGTGATCATCGATGAGGCACATCTCGCCGCAAAACCCCACCAGAGTTCCGAGAAGGAGAGCACTGGTATGCTCCGGCACACCCTGGCGAAAGAGGTTGCGAAGAAGACAAAACATCTCCTGCTGCTCACAGCAACACCCCATAACGGCTATACCGATACCTTTGCGAGCCTCCTTACCATGCTCGACTGCGGGATTGTAACCGGCCCGCCGCATGAGCCGGTGATCAACCGAGCCCTGGCGAAAGACCACGTCTGCCAGCGGCGGCGAAAAGATGTGGTTGACTGGTTCCGTTCCCACGCCGCTGAAGATAATCCGTTCCCGACCCGCGACCAGAAGGAGGTTGCCGTCGATCTGGCGTTCCCCGAGGAACACACGATCATAAACGAACTCAGCAACTACGGAACTGGTCTGCTCGATCTCGCAGAGCGGGATGACCGTATTGAAGTCAGGACGATGGCCCGGTGGGTGGTGCTGCACCTCCACCGCCGGGGGCTCTCCTCCCCACGTGCGTTACAGATATCGCTTGAGAACCGGCTCAAGCGGATCGAGGAGAAGATCCGGGAGGAGGACGAGAGGCAGGAGCAGGCAATCTCGGAGGGGCACGCGAAGGCGGTTGCCCTTGATGAAGAAGGGGACAGCGATCTCTCGGATGAGGAGGCGTCCGAGCGTCTCGACCAGGTGGTTTACGGGAGCCTGACGGCACTGGAAGCGGAAGCGGAGCGTCTCCGGGACCTGATGAAGATGGCACGGGACGTGACCCCGGCGAAGGACAGCAAGCTCCGGGAGCTCACCCGGAGAAACGGCTACCTGGACCTGGCGATGCGAGGACAGTACGGCCCGCGGAAGGTCCTGATCTTCACCCGGTACAAGGATACGCTGGACTATCTCGCGAGAGAAATACCGAAGAAGCTGAAGAGCATCGATCCTGCACATGTGTTTGCCGTGTACGGCGACCTGAACGAGAAGAACCGGCACGAGGTGATGGAGGCATTCATCAGGGCGGAGTATGGGGTTCTGGTCGCGACCGACTGCATCAGCGAGGGGGTGAACCTCCAGCATATGGCCAACCAGGTCATTCACTACGAGCTGCCTTGGAACCCGAACCGGCTTGAGCAGCGGAACGGCCGGCTGGACCGGTACGGGCAGCCCGAGCCCGAGGTGCATATACGGACGCTGGTGATGCGGGATACACTCGATGCAAAGATTCTCCGGGTGCTGTACGAGAAGGCCCAACAGATCCGGGAGGATTATGGATTCTCTCCGCCGTTCTTCGGGGACGATGCGGACGTGATCTCCCTTATCGGGGAGATGGGGCTGGATGTAGGTCTGCCGCCAGCGCAGCGGACGCTGTTTGATTCGTACCAGGAGAGGCCCGGTTCGGGGCAGCGGGTCGATCCGTTCAGCGAGGAGACTATCGAGAAGATCAAGAGGGAGAGTTTCTACGGGCAGACCGGTGTCGATCTCGAGGATGTTCGGGCCCGGATGGCGCTTTCGGAGCAGGTTATCGGGACAGAGAAGGATTTCGAGCGTTTTGTAAGAAATGGGCTTGTCCGCTTTGGCTGCGAGATCACGGAGAACCATGACCGCAACCAGACACTGCGAATCCTGCTCTCTAATGATCTGGTGGTGCCGGGCTTACCCGATGTGATCGAGAAGGCTACGTTCGAGAAGCGGATCGCTCTTCAGGAGGCCGGTATCGAGCAACTGAACACAGGCCATCCGGTGGTGCGCCGCCTGATCGAGCTCGTCAAGCGCGATGTCTTCTCACCGGAGACGAAGATGTACGGCAGGGTCTGCGTGGTGGCGACCCCGAATGTGGCCCACGTGACGGCGCTCTACCACTTCCTCGTTCGCTATAGCATCGGCGGGGCACGCCCTTCGCTGGTGGAGGAGATCGTGCCGGTCGCCTGCGATCTGGTCACGGGGTCTTTCCCGGGCGAGGAGGAGGCCGCCGGTCTCGACCGTGTGGAGATGGTGCCGTTGCCCCCCGGGCGCGAGGCGAGCGTGAAGAAACACCTTGTCCGGGCGCTTGCCGAGGATACGTGGTCGTCGATCTTTGCCGAGCGGATCGAGGCCCGGCGCCAGGAATTGGTGGCTGAACGGGAGGCACTCCGGGAGCAGCTCGCGGCGGTCTACCCCGATCCCGGGTGGCTTTCCGGCGCCGCGGAGATTTCGGTCGCTTCCCACGACCTGATATCGCTGCGGTTGCTTGAGCCGGTGCCGACGGCGGAGGTGCGGCGATGA
- a CDS encoding EVE domain-containing protein, which translates to MEHWLAISNRDNSKVVIKNHIWGVPKRHINTISKTKPGDTLLVYVGQQVIDRDTTLPPAITGCFEITSEVYEDTKPIFTAPPKLGAEVFPLRIKLRPIKIFDPPIEFKPLISELKFITNKTQWSGHIRGQAMRIIPEEDYQLIMNQR; encoded by the coding sequence ATGGAGCACTGGCTTGCAATATCCAACCGGGACAATTCAAAGGTTGTAATAAAGAACCATATCTGGGGAGTTCCCAAACGGCACATCAATACAATCAGTAAGACGAAACCCGGTGACACTCTTCTCGTCTATGTCGGGCAGCAGGTGATCGATAGGGATACCACGCTTCCGCCGGCGATCACTGGGTGTTTCGAGATCACCTCAGAAGTCTATGAAGACACAAAGCCAATCTTCACCGCACCCCCGAAACTCGGAGCCGAAGTATTCCCGCTCCGGATCAAGCTCAGACCCATCAAGATCTTCGATCCTCCGATCGAATTCAAACCACTTATATCGGAATTGAAATTCATCACCAACAAGACACAGTGGTCCGGGCACATTCGGGGCCAGGCAATGCGGATCATCCCCGAAGAAGACTACCAGCTGATAATGAACCAGCGATAA
- a CDS encoding ATP-binding protein: MKIRSLYIDGFGKFHDWKPSTGFGEGLTAIVGPNEAGKTTLLAFIRRMLYGFPDGRKNLNHYPPVNGGKIGGRLEVLGEDGREYILSRNGVRGNPSLTYADGTVARGLKPLSLLGPCDQVFYENVCAIGLNELQEISTLRRDEIRDRLAAAGAGNLPIREVATSLQKSADEIYVVRGKKKKINDLISDLKDVEGKIRDVKKRQGEYDEINGAIARESESVGLVEERQKAVDEEIAYLKALGQAWEVYVKREEARDALQEIPNIEPYPADALEKLSRIEADVQRLEVEYGDLTEKHSHTEEEFERCVVREEVLGQADAIHALERKIEQYRTRVNDLKTAQLEGEQQRANLASMLKALGGDWDEERITRFDISVPAKDDAKQLRDRLAKTANDCAVQQSRLEVAETEAGERKGSLRDLQRRRDDIGDVADPGTARERLGLSREMLSEIQHVQELETRLFSVRQEEARTAEIKASIYSVRAIPSWPGILVALSALLIFVWGSLTGTLEIAGIIAFILLVAAAGIFLAGRKAGEESNIVDAAHHEGEGETLALQRREIEHERSRREEKIRSCAASLGCDSLPTRTAVEALVHAHEDAVREADRASDLDKEIDRAQDLSGSADASLNKAQEMMDAALSEREDAQAAWRRWCRERDLPETMNPDLISDLIADIRQAAGLYVQVGATRKRQEELSEEVRSFEEEIAAVANACNESLSGSPDVVLEGLIRMLRDEEEAKRRYNTLSNRLNEEREALQRISAQYDAVKARLDAMLKERGVETPEEYREFERLSRERQRLRGSIQDAESAIRRISGEERYHDFIMALQEYDPVLMQVRLQERENELREIRGTIKDAHQKIGTFKERLSGIEGDNELTPLLSREAALKEEVSQVSRQWAVYTAASSLLEMAVETFERERQPEILREAQSFFTRITGGRYTRVVKPFDGSEPYVEEVTGAQKKIDELSRGTAEQLYLALRFGYIRDYAASSLPVPVIFDDILVNFDPERRKNACQAIANLAETCQVLYFTCHPQTVGDLTGAVPDAVVMDISGA, translated from the coding sequence ATGAAGATCAGATCGCTCTATATCGATGGTTTTGGGAAATTCCACGACTGGAAGCCGTCCACCGGGTTCGGCGAAGGCCTGACAGCGATCGTCGGTCCGAATGAGGCAGGAAAGACAACTTTGCTCGCCTTCATCCGCCGGATGCTCTACGGATTTCCGGACGGGAGGAAGAACCTGAACCATTACCCTCCTGTCAACGGCGGGAAGATCGGTGGCAGGCTGGAGGTCCTGGGAGAGGACGGCCGGGAGTACATCCTCTCCCGTAACGGGGTCCGGGGCAACCCCTCTCTCACCTATGCCGACGGCACCGTTGCGAGAGGGCTAAAACCCCTGTCCCTGCTGGGTCCATGTGATCAGGTTTTTTATGAGAACGTCTGTGCAATCGGACTCAATGAGTTGCAGGAGATCTCGACACTCAGGAGAGATGAGATCAGAGATCGGCTGGCTGCTGCAGGTGCCGGGAATCTCCCTATCCGGGAGGTTGCAACCTCGCTTCAGAAATCTGCAGATGAGATTTATGTGGTGAGGGGGAAGAAGAAAAAGATCAATGACCTGATCTCAGACCTGAAAGACGTCGAGGGGAAGATCCGCGATGTGAAGAAGAGGCAGGGGGAATACGATGAGATCAACGGGGCAATCGCCCGGGAGAGCGAGTCTGTTGGATTGGTGGAGGAGAGGCAGAAGGCTGTCGACGAAGAGATCGCCTACCTCAAAGCGCTTGGGCAGGCATGGGAGGTGTATGTCAAGCGGGAAGAAGCACGTGACGCTCTTCAGGAAATCCCCAATATCGAGCCATATCCAGCCGATGCACTTGAGAAACTCAGCCGGATAGAGGCTGACGTCCAGAGGCTTGAAGTGGAGTATGGAGATCTGACTGAAAAGCACAGCCATACAGAAGAGGAGTTTGAACGCTGCGTGGTCAGGGAAGAGGTCCTTGGTCAGGCTGACGCCATACACGCACTCGAACGGAAGATTGAGCAGTATCGGACCCGGGTGAACGATCTCAAGACCGCTCAACTGGAGGGTGAACAGCAGCGGGCGAATCTTGCCTCGATGCTGAAGGCTCTTGGGGGAGACTGGGATGAGGAGCGTATCACCAGGTTCGACATCTCGGTTCCCGCCAAGGATGATGCTAAACAGCTCCGCGATCGCCTCGCAAAGACTGCAAACGATTGTGCCGTGCAACAGTCCCGGCTCGAGGTGGCGGAGACGGAGGCAGGAGAGAGGAAGGGGAGTCTCAGGGACTTGCAGAGACGTCGGGATGATATCGGGGATGTCGCAGACCCGGGCACTGCCCGAGAACGACTCGGTCTCTCCCGTGAAATGTTGAGTGAGATTCAGCATGTGCAGGAACTTGAGACGCGGCTTTTCTCAGTCCGGCAGGAAGAGGCGAGAACCGCGGAGATCAAAGCATCAATCTACTCTGTCCGGGCGATTCCCTCATGGCCGGGTATCCTGGTTGCGCTCTCGGCCCTCCTCATCTTTGTGTGGGGTTCTCTTACCGGGACACTCGAGATTGCCGGGATCATCGCCTTTATCCTGCTCGTTGCTGCAGCCGGTATCTTCCTTGCCGGGAGAAAGGCGGGTGAAGAGAGTAATATAGTGGATGCCGCTCATCATGAAGGAGAGGGAGAGACGCTCGCTCTCCAGCGAAGAGAGATTGAGCACGAGCGTTCCAGGAGGGAAGAGAAGATACGGTCCTGCGCGGCATCGCTTGGGTGTGATTCCCTCCCCACGCGGACGGCCGTCGAGGCTCTCGTCCACGCACACGAAGATGCTGTCAGGGAGGCAGATAGGGCATCCGACCTCGATAAGGAGATTGATCGTGCACAGGACCTCTCTGGCAGCGCAGATGCATCGCTGAATAAGGCACAGGAGATGATGGATGCTGCCCTCTCTGAACGTGAAGATGCTCAGGCTGCATGGAGACGATGGTGTCGGGAACGGGATCTTCCTGAAACGATGAATCCTGACCTCATCTCAGATCTCATCGCCGATATCAGGCAGGCTGCCGGCCTGTATGTACAGGTTGGAGCGACGAGAAAGAGGCAAGAAGAACTATCTGAGGAGGTTCGATCTTTTGAAGAGGAGATCGCCGCCGTCGCCAATGCCTGCAACGAATCTCTGAGCGGTTCTCCTGATGTTGTACTGGAGGGACTTATCCGGATGCTTCGTGATGAGGAAGAGGCAAAGAGAAGATACAATACGCTCTCCAATCGGCTGAATGAGGAGAGGGAGGCACTCCAAAGGATTTCTGCTCAGTATGACGCAGTAAAAGCGCGTCTCGATGCCATGCTGAAGGAGCGTGGTGTAGAGACGCCGGAGGAGTACCGTGAGTTCGAGCGTCTGTCACGTGAGAGGCAGAGGCTTAGGGGGAGCATCCAGGATGCTGAATCTGCGATCAGGAGGATCAGCGGGGAAGAGCGCTACCATGACTTCATCATGGCGCTACAGGAGTATGATCCCGTCCTGATGCAGGTCCGTCTTCAGGAGAGGGAGAACGAACTTCGGGAGATCCGTGGTACAATCAAGGATGCCCACCAGAAAATCGGAACGTTTAAAGAGCGGCTCTCCGGGATCGAGGGTGACAATGAACTCACCCCCCTCCTCTCTCGTGAGGCTGCATTAAAGGAAGAGGTCAGTCAGGTTTCCCGCCAGTGGGCGGTCTATACCGCGGCGTCCAGTCTCCTTGAGATGGCGGTGGAGACCTTCGAACGGGAGCGTCAGCCCGAGATCCTCCGGGAAGCTCAATCGTTCTTTACCCGGATCACCGGTGGAAGGTATACCCGGGTGGTCAAGCCGTTTGACGGGTCTGAGCCCTATGTCGAGGAGGTGACAGGTGCCCAGAAGAAGATTGACGAACTCTCCCGGGGGACTGCCGAACAACTTTACCTTGCACTGCGGTTTGGGTACATCCGCGACTATGCAGCCTCGTCCCTTCCGGTGCCGGTCATTTTTGATGATATACTCGTCAATTTCGATCCGGAACGCCGGAAAAATGCCTGTCAGGCGATCGCGAACCTCGCAGAGACATGCCAGGTCCTCTATTTCACCTGCCACCCGCAGACGGTCGGGGACCTGACCGGGGCGGTGCCCGACGCGGTGGTGATGGATATCTCCGGGGCGTGA
- a CDS encoding DUF365 domain-containing protein, whose amino-acid sequence MSTITGVTFPVPKHLMPRFFAEGKTVFIKPATVFKELKPGMKLVFYQSHEDTGYVGEATIKRIVIDDDPLAFFETFGDAIFLTKEEAKAYVENQERWQGVRVRKEAPRKRPWMALELEDVQKYDTVKKPERFVPVGGRYLKE is encoded by the coding sequence ATGAGCACTATCACCGGTGTCACCTTCCCGGTCCCGAAACACCTCATGCCCCGGTTCTTTGCCGAAGGCAAAACCGTCTTCATCAAGCCCGCCACCGTCTTCAAAGAACTCAAGCCGGGCATGAAACTCGTCTTCTACCAGTCTCACGAAGACACCGGCTACGTCGGGGAGGCCACCATCAAGCGGATCGTCATCGACGACGACCCCCTCGCGTTCTTCGAGACCTTCGGCGACGCGATCTTCCTGACAAAAGAGGAGGCAAAAGCCTATGTCGAGAACCAGGAACGGTGGCAGGGGGTCCGGGTCAGGAAGGAGGCGCCCCGGAAGCGGCCCTGGATGGCCCTCGAACTCGAGGATGTCCAAAAATACGATACGGTGAAGAAGCCGGAGCGGTTTGTGCCGGTCGGGGGACGGTACCTGAAAGAGTAA